From Diospyros lotus cultivar Yz01 chromosome 4, ASM1463336v1, whole genome shotgun sequence, a single genomic window includes:
- the LOC127800216 gene encoding heavy metal-associated isoprenylated plant protein 23-like produces the protein MGVAGTLGYISELMSSGAHKHKKRKQLQTVELKVRMDCDGCELKVKKALSSLTGVESVEINRKQQKVTVSGYVEASKVLKKAKSTGKRAELWPYVPYNLVAQPFAAQAYDKRAPPGHVRMVEHPTTGTVSRYGDPYTSMFSDDNPNACSIM, from the exons atggGGGTTGCAGGCACCTTGGGGTACATCTCTGAGCTGATGAGCAGCGGCGCCCATAAACACAAGAAGAGGAAGCAATTGCAGACTGTGGAGCTCAAAGTCAGGATGGACTGTGATGGTTGTGAGCTTAAGGTCAAGAAAGCTCTATCTTCATTAACAG GAGTTGAATCGGTAGAGATAAACAGGAAGCAGCAGAAGGTGACGGTGAGTGGGTATGTGGAGGCAAGCAAGGTGCTGAAGAAGGCCAAGTCGACGGGGAAGAGGGCCGAGCTGTGGCCCTACGTTCCATACAACCTGGTGGCTCAGCCATTCGCAGCCCAAGCGTACGACAAGAGGGCGCCGCCTGGCCATGTCAGGATGGTGGAACACCCCACCACCGGCACCGTCTCCAGATATGGGGATCCCTACACCTCCATGTTCAGCGATGACAACCCAAATGCCTGTTCTATCATGTAA